The genomic region gattggttagctaggatccaatcatgaaccacaagtgttgacatcatccaaactatgcgtttttattggttgagacacgcaaatatgtcatgtccactgcaatcatctatgGGTCTGAATGGGTTATTAAAGATGTGCATTCACTGTAAGtcaaaatgtatgaataaatCTGGTCTTAACTGTTCATACATTGTGTACATTTGCTACAATTTGTCAGTGTTTTTCTCTTATATccaaaaagattattattattattattattattttaccccctatagcaggggtctccaagttgggtcctcgagagcccctatccagcctgttttccatgtctccatctttcagcacagctgaatctaatgatcagctcatcagcaagctttgcagaagcctgataacgatcccgatcatgaatcaggtgtgttagtggagagaaacatggaaaacaggctggataggggctctcgaggatcgaacttggagacccctgccctATAGAAACTCAGACTGTTAGATATTTTCTGAAAATATGCGAATGCTTTACTGTACCTCTGTTGGTTTGGAACCCTGCTCCAGTTGTGACTTTATGGGGTTCTGtaactcttttaaaaaaaaaaaaaaaaaaaaaaaacaaggattgTCATAGTGTCAATCTTGTACAATTTGTAAAAGGAAGTACCGGTAAATACCTTCAAGGTATTCCTTGACCAAATCCACTGCTGACTTGCTTTCCAAAGGATCCATCCACTCCATCTCACCAGTTCTTAAACCATCAGCAAGAACCTGAAAGAACAAAAACCAGGAACAGTTGAGAATTGTGTGGTGACAGAGTTAAACTGTTTtgctactttttcttttttctttttcttttttgagggTGTGACTAAAATGATGCCCTGTGATGCACTTGGGCCTCCTTAActacaaaatattatttgttgCAGGGACTTTTATTACGTGTGTAGTGTACAAATTCTCTTATCACATTACTGGAAGAATATGCATACCTGAAGAAACTGAAGCTCCCTGAACATTGCAAACATGGGACTCCTCATGTCTCCACTGGCAACTTTGATATTCTGCaacattgtaaatgtttttttcacgGTGTGTGTTACAGTTTGAGAGCAGGGTGACATTTTGATGTGAATTTAGCTTACTAGTGTCGCTGTAGAGGACAGCGGGGGTGTCTCGAGGACATTCTCCACGTGGCTCCACTTGAAATCCACTGTCACTCTGCTTTGTGATTCAATTGTTGTGTTTTCAACCATAGTGGACCCAAACATGATGAACTGAGCACTTCCTTTTGTTGCCATCTAGAGGCAATCACAAAAGGAGTCACATCCCGTAACAGAAAACTCAAATTGGAAGAGGTAGAATGCTGGTTTACCGTGGATGGCTGGTGCCTTTTCTTGTGCTCTTGTTTCAGCTCATCTAAAGTTAGGAGTGCACCTTTGTTCACAACAGGTCCTAGACGTTAAgatggaatttaaaaaacaagacaaaaaaaagtcacacatcATGATTTCATTCTGTTTTGAGATGAATTAAATATTTCGGCCATATACCTGTGCATGTAACAGAGTACAATTTCACACCAGTCACTTTACTGGCCATGCAGACACCTTCAGCTCCAAACCAGGTTGTATGAGCAGGATCCGACATGTCACATCTTACCCACAAAGGTCGTAGGGCAGGATCATCCACAGCATGGACGTTGACATTTTGAGATAACGTGTACAAAGACAGCAGCTgcctttgaaataaaaaaaaaaagacaacagcaacaaaacaaaagaaaagattaCAAAAACTTTCGCTTTGTGGCACTAGATCAGGGGTCACTAACATGATGCCTGTGCAGTGTGGACCAAATAGCTTACCAGGTATTTCCTAGGAACGGTGTACAACAGATCATTTGGAAGTGTAAATACATGCAGAtttatgtaaataaagtgaTACATACCGCCGGTATAGATTGGCTTCCCAACTTGTTCAATTAGTGTTCAAAATCATATTATAATTACATGATTAGTGTCttcacatgaatattttagcaaATTTGTTGTTTTAGAAATGTGCAGCAGGCCAGCCCTTTCCATGTTAAGCTATTGATAATAAACTATTTTATCTAGCCAAATCATCTAGTGTgagggtcaccaacctttttgaaattaGAATGCTACTTCTTGGGTAGTGATTAATTTggggtgttattttatttatttatttatgtatttttagtgGAAGCACCTTGCTTTTCTGATGGTGAGAGGCTGTGGTGCCAGTCCAGTTTGAAGGGTGGTCAACACATCGCCAACTGAGCAGTTTGATGTCTCAAGTGTCGACTCATCATCAGAGTTGTTTAGTTTAGGAACCTATGAgagaacagaaataaaatacataatattAAAAAGCTCATGTTTCAGTTAAGTTTTAAgtatgggcaaaaaaaacaaagactttCTTAAATTGAGAAGTTCTCACAGCTTTTTCACAAATGAAGACTTCCTGGTTCTCGCAGTCCAATAAATTCAGAACTGCAATACTGTCTCCATCCTTTTTCAATATTTGGATCTCATTCTGAAAACAAAAGGCAGGCTTTACAACTTAAGAAAAATATTAGAAGAATAGCATACTAACAGTAACAAGCAAGCAAAGTGTATTAAACCGATGGTGTAGAAATCTCACTGTCGTCagaaattgtaattacctcatACGTGCACGAAGGATCGTTTTTATCTTCTTGAAGATCCCTATAAATAGAAAACCACGAACGAATAAAATTCATCGGTGTCCTTTACAGCTAACTGCTATCaaaggaaggcttttctatttAGACATTCCAATCCAACAGCGAAACCCATGCAACGAAACGTAAAACTCACCTGAGCGAAttaaaaaactctttcacactCGATAAAATTTTGgtggccataaaaaaaatagtttgttgcCACTTCAAGTTGGCTgctgctgttttgattttgactgTCGCGCGCTCTGCTAAAAATGACGTCACGAGGTCACAGTTCGAAACAAATAGCAATCCTTTCAAATAAattatgaattaaataaataaataatggagaAAAATAGTCGGCAAATCTGCGTTGTTTTGTTCTGATTATTGAAATTAAGTAATTACATTAAATGATATCGTCGTTTTCGGAAAGCACTTCCGTTTCTACGTCCACTATCGACAACATGGCGTAAAGAAATAGTCCCCACAAAAGACACCACTTTAAATGGACAGATTTGGATATACAAAATGGAAAGTCGTAACTTAAATGCTTAAAtagtaaataaacataaaaaaaatcttttgtcgTTATTACAGTGTCTTTGTTGATATTTGTCTTTTGGCGGAAGTGGTGTTCCTTTCCGCGGAGGCATAAACTTTTGAGGGTGAGTGACACACTTCCTTTTTTCTGTGGCCGCCATATCGAGAGGAGCGTGGTTCCTGGCGAGCCGAAACTTAAATAACTATTATGGTGAGAAACTAATGCCATGCTTTTGTGTAACATGTCGCGTTGTTGGAACAACGTTCTATTAAGGT from Festucalex cinctus isolate MCC-2025b chromosome 3, RoL_Fcin_1.0, whole genome shotgun sequence harbors:
- the zwilch gene encoding protein zwilch homolog; translation: MATKILSSVKEFFNSLRDLQEDKNDPSCTYENEIQILKKDGDSIAVLNLLDCENQEVFICEKAVPKLNNSDDESTLETSNCSVGDVLTTLQTGLAPQPLTIRKARQLLSLYTLSQNVNVHAVDDPALRPLWVRCDMSDPAHTTWFGAEGVCMASKVTGVKLYSVTCTGPVVNKGALLTLDELKQEHKKRHQPSTMATKGSAQFIMFGSTMVENTTIESQSRVTVDFKWSHVENVLETPPLSSTATLNIKVASGDMRSPMFAMFRELQFLQVLADGLRTGEMEWMDPLESKSAVDLVKEYLEELQNPIKSQLEQGSKPTETDPVIAHPLFNSFLERGDLDFVEQLWVRMRKSVACYRDIGDSLKLVIEALTYGYIKPWIHRDNSSSLSKLILQSYHQKMEHVSLTGHTPVQMLLEMGLDKMRKDYFNYLVGQELTTPKNLSYYLSTEVDLQEQVIRLRKLHHLLEVVVICRTFIDLPYDRLFLLTQLCLQHYNTSPYDETQEFKLQIKPALITHFYQNEHPAVWGVEVSSGQGPHKVKTSFQVSDRPLVDHIVFAADCPNKTVGDDTTEHLYFSTLVCCRHVNFA